One Tetrapisispora phaffii CBS 4417 chromosome 2, complete genome genomic region harbors:
- the TPHA0B04300 gene encoding uncharacterized protein (ancestral locus Anc_1.102), with protein MSVLLETTAGDIVIDLAYNEFQLEAYNFLKLCKCNYYKYQKIVKNGDEINFGDPIIGFKERNDQLVYETSINGLLDVSEETTLVPKLIKTTSKNSDNSTGETGLEKGSIAFKVIKQDGIDLIGSKVVLKLVSCLYPAKELAYFGNVPRQYWEVLDKFMQLDDKMEIRVKNILIIRDPFPDPEGFQQFDVPLPIGDVELPSELIEKHQAKSKMSLLKSEIENQELALEIIGDIPSSTIKPLKTVLFVCKLNAMTNAKDLAQIFSRFGQIISVEIVRDKDTGRSLGYGFIEFDSEGAVELAYSNMEGVIIDDKKIHVDFSQSVSKLASQWTCGKNK; from the coding sequence ATGAGTGTACTGTTAGAAACTACCGCTGGTGATATTGTAATTGATTTAGCTTACAATGAATTCCAATTAGAAGCATATAACTTTTTAAAGCTCTGTAAGTGTAactattataaatatcaaaaaattgttaaGAATGGCGATGAGATAAACTTTGGCGACCCAATTATTGGATTCAAAGAACGTAATGATCAATTAGTTTATGAGACTTCCATTAACGGATTACTAGATGTATCAGAAGAAACTACCTTAGTTcctaaattaattaaaactACTTCCAAAAACAGCGATAATTCAACGGGGGAAACTGGACTTGAAAAGGGTTCCATTGCCTTTAAGGTAATTAAACAAGATGGTATTGATTTAATTGGATCGAAAGTAGTACTGAAACTTGTCAGTTGCTTATATCCTGCTAAAGAGCTGGCTTATTTTGGGAACGTTCCAAGACAATATTGGGAGGTTTTAGATAAATTTATGCAATTGGATGATAAGATGGAAATTCGAGTGAAAAacatattgataataagGGATCCATTTCCAGATCCTGAAGGGTTTCAACAGTTTGATGTACCACTGCCGATAGGTGATGTGGAATTACCTAGTGAATTAATAGAGAAGCATCAAGCAAAATCCAAAATGAGTTTATTGAAAAGTGAAATAGAAAACCAAGAATTAGCATTAGAAATTATTGGTGACATTCCATCAAGTACGATTAAGCCACTCAAAACTGTTTTGTTTGTGTGTAAGTTGAATGCGATGACCAATGCAAAGGATTTAGCTCAAATATTTAGCAGGTTTGGACAGATCATATCTGTGGAAATCGTAAGAGATAAAGATACAGGAAGATCCTTGGGTTATGGATTTATAGAATTTGATAGTGAGGGTGCCGTTGAGCTAGCATATAGTAATATGGAAGGTGTAATAATAGATGACAAGAAGATTCATGTTGACTTCAGCCAAAGTGTCAGCAAACTTGCAAGCCAATGGACTTGCGgcaaaaataaataa
- the TGL2 gene encoding triglyceride lipase (similar to Saccharomyces cerevisiae TGL2 (YDR058C); ancestral locus Anc_1.101): MNYYFSSQGLVDIWKHIYPENGRDVHRNQYFEPFSSLVNDPQSELLRYFNEKQEEIRSNTSKSLFTNILQAKDTIFEVPPLREFHAPKNPVVLCHGLSGFDKLLLIPLSSQFIQLLTNNMIANGSDFSMEDLPETDIMQNVKMSLIEVDYWNGIKQILELNGCTVLTATVPGFGTIEKRALALNQYLEKEAIKISSDKDKFSTGRSNKIKLNLVSHSMGGLDSRYLISNIPSDLYDIVSLTTIATPHRGSQLADFVVDKFNTIRMNSPIKDTRTLLPRSIYQLTTYYMKYFNNITPDRPDVKYFSYGCCFNPNWYNLFFPTWNIIDKATNGEPNDGMVTVSSSKWGEYSGTLANTDHMDIINWRNRLKIESTQWLTSFEGKKKVKVQTCIDPLQFYLLIADNLGRKGF, translated from the coding sequence ATGAATTATTACTTCAGTTCACAAGGTTTAGTTGATATCTGGAAACACATATATCCTGAGAATGGGAGAGATGTTCATCGTAACCAGTACTTCGAACCATTTTCGAGTTTAGTTAATGATCCACAATCTGAATTGTTAAGgtattttaatgaaaaacaGGAAGAAATAAGATCAAATACATCCAAGAGTTTGTTTACTAATATTTTGCAAGCTAAAGATACTATCTTTGAGGTACCACCTTTGCGTGAGTTTCATGCACCAAAAAACCCTGTCGTTTTATGTCATGGTCTTTCAGGATTTGATAAGCTTTTATTGATACCTCTGTCGAGCCAATTCATCCAGCTTTTAACTAATAATATGATAGCAAATGGGTCTGATTTTTCTATGGAGGACTTGCCTGAGACAGATATAATGCAAAACGTGAAGATGAGTTTAATTGAAGTAGACTATTGGAACGGGATTAAGCAAATTCTAGAGTTAAACGGTTGTACTGTGTTGACTGCCACTGTACCCGGTTTTGGTACTATTGAGAAAAGAGCATTGGcattaaatcaatatttagAGAAGGAGGCTATAAAAATTAGTTCTGACAAAGATAAATTTAGCACTGGACGCAGTAACAAGATTAAACTAAACTTGGTGTCACATTCGATGGGTGGATTAGACTCAAGGTACCTAATAAGCAACATACCAAGTGATTTATATGATATTGTCAGTCTCACGACTATAGCGACACCTCATAGGGGCTCTCAACTCGCTGACTTTGTTGTTGACAAGTTTAATACAATAAGAATGAATTCACCAATTAAGGATACAAGAACATTATTACCTAGAAGCATTTACCAACTGACCACCTATTacatgaaatattttaacaatATAACACCAGATAGACCAGATGTGAAGTATTTCTCTTACGGATGCTGTTTTAATCCCAACTGGTATAATTTGTTCTTTCCCACATGGAATATCATTGACAAAGCCACAAATGGTGAACCAAATGATGGTATGGTGACTGTATCCAGCAGTAAATGGGGAGAATACAGTGGCACATTAGCCAATACCGATCATATggatataataaattggaGAAATAGATTAAAGATCGAGTCTACTCAATGGCTAACATCATTTGAAGgtaaaaaaaaagttaaagTTCAGACCTGTATTGACCCTCTCCAATTCTACCTCCTGATTGCAGATAACTTGGGAAGAAAAGGCTTTTAG
- the SIP3 gene encoding Sip3p (similar to Saccharomyces cerevisiae YSP1 (YHR155W) and SIP3 (YNL257C); ancestral locus Anc_1.100) → MTSDSNRNQETEFKQLKLISVTFKEASLDSPSFRATVNYFEHRIDIFQKLWLEKISEFIREKYSPAFQNFETHVGVMVSNMDPLTKLFNTGMISNQLYTPILVDNTTSDYSELQTHFTRTLIRDGSVLSECLTQLNDNCISVYRTSRKKFEKTQKIYDDLLFKSNILIKPNLDVDPEASMKMAFAIFEAKMKYLKAALDLVDVIASTKLQLDEFVVNTISRISDNNTIKQKFSSEVIDLSPKMTKYVNDYKQWMLRTANAAKELKSEIESAKKQIYDYVEERARPSTDILEYTISRINSESLINKKIFDLKVRKAPEKAGWLFMKTYIGSSTKPTWVRNWCFIQNSVFGMFVLSDTKTYVQETDKFGVLLTHVRYEPDEDRKYCFEVKILGNKYSEETGDNEKDLTIVFHTESLRELKSWLTAFALAQRYVLGLNKNSYEYDVAFRRFSPDFLEFASTSSNSVEKMITSNDDNTRSLLELLNAEFSEYDSLKFANEELSKIYIQSTMISTKLSKLATFSHLFQNSNWLPSAPIANIWGVTNWTAYSVLDSSTILKGMTTDSVEDYPPNYPNAMKISDIEFKSIFFSIDHRVLKYPDLLILFKFSSFWCPNERQSFSTICYVTDSHIYCFTNTNGFISLLKNKIANIQNIEQDKNESNLLHFHDSNGPYISIYIHFDEPKVILTKLKYLTKNRCIKQPKQGSELYSILSKIETTILNQKKEETERLENELITRSKPNQSVKINEEAVKSFWDMNEESYNTILRSKELQDKSTAHHSNTYEIGSKGLTHIIFGNRSDAFPTAFYLAKKKKVYDKNIGLSWMRDVDEKTGEDILYRTLSIELSLFDRLINVGSNKVTSVDSNSISVKQRFVKALENNYYEIEQSPIYIKLPLCRLLRGEQRYTITEPYDPEYQIASKFSIPNSKSFLTVFYNINIIDAKTGNVVTRERLHEKIMKKLVISRCRYEYMWLKKVIKYYLERIGKHGRTIKAIKMCGDFTPDPAAVKDDITKNSVKNDDEKVIIVYSYTLILRIILKYAFSKFANVILLSVRGMFGIVQLLGTGFADMSKFSLILLFFTILLNSFLSSRSNLTYWTTKRVNVFFDNFLKEDNNDLRMDRLIMLHEDELIGGNGDYNSNESLPAWLKYKQKMFHDTEFKENRYEISSKRNKILIELKLLKNMERELVHERFQEFLEKEIERCNLLKENAGEVISNDPKLSNYCKNCEEEYDNLKSLLL, encoded by the coding sequence ATGACTTCAGATTCAAATAGAAACCAAGAAACTGAATTTAAGCAATTAAAGCTTATATCCGTCACATTCAAAGAGGCTTCGTTGGATTCTCCTTCATTCAGAGCCACTGTCAATTATTTTGAACATAGAATCGATATATTCCAAAAACTTTGGCTGGAAAAGATATCTGAATTTATCAGAGAAAAGTATTCTCCTgcatttcaaaatttcgAGACCCATGTAGGGGTAATGGTATCCAATATGGATCCTTTAACCAAATTATTCAACACTGGTATGATCTCAAATCAACTGTATACCCCAATTTTAGTAGATAATACTACTAGTGACTACAGTGAGTTACAAACGCATTTCACTAGGACATTGATTAGGGATGGTTCAGTATTATCCGAGTGTTTAACTCAATTGAACGATAATTGTATCTCAGTATACAGAACTTCAAGGAAAAAGTTCGAGAAAACCCAAAAGATCTAcgatgatttattatttaagagtaatattttaatcAAACCAAATCTTGATGTTGATCCTGAAGCATCAATGAAAATGGCTTTTGCTATTTTTGAAGCTAAAATGAAGTATTTAAAGGCTGCACTGGATTTAGTCGATGTTATAGCCTCTACAAAATTACAACTGGATGAATTTGTTGTAAATACAATCTCAAGGATATcagataataatactatAAAACAAAAGTTTTCAAGCGAAGTAATAGATTTATCACCAAAAATGACAAAATATGTCAATGATTACAAACAGTGGATGCTTAGAACTGCAAATGCTGCCAAAGAGTTGAAGAGTGAAATTGAATCAgcaaaaaaacaaatatatgaCTATGTTGAAGAACGTGCTCGTCCATCAACTGATATATTAGAGTATACAATTTCCAGAATTAATTCTGAATCCTTGattaacaaaaaaatattcgaTTTGAAAGTAAGAAAAGCACCAGAAAAGGCAGGTTGGCTATTTATGAAGACATACATAGGATCATCAACTAAACCAACCTGGGTGCGAAACTGGtgttttattcaaaattctGTATTTGGAATGTTTGTACTTTCTGATACAAAAACTTATGTCCAAGAAACTGATAAATTTGGGGTTTTGTTAACTCATGTACGATATGAGCCAGATGAAGATCGTAAATACTGTTTTGAAGTTAAAATTCTAGGTAATAAATATAGTGAAGAAACTGGCGATAATGAGAAAGATCTGACTATTGTTTTTCACACTGAAAGTCTAAGGGAGTTAAAATCATGGTTGACAGCATTTGCATTAGCTCAACGTTATGTATTAGGATTAAACAAGAATAGTTACGAATATGATGTTGCATTTAGAAGGTTTTCCCCTGATTTTTTGGAATTCGCTTCTACATCCTCAAATAGTGTAGAAAAAATGATAACTagtaatgatgataatacTAGATCATTATTAGAGTTATTGAATGCAGAATTTTCTGAATATGACTCCTTAAAATTTGcaaatgaagaattatcgaaaatttatattcaaagCACCATGATCTcaacaaaattatcaaaGTTAGCGACTTTTTCTCATCTCTTTCAAAATTCGAACTGGTTGCCTTCAGCTCCTATCGCAAATATCTGGGGTGTAACAAATTGGACAGCCTATTCTGTATTGGATTCTAGCACAATTTTGAAAGGCATGACTACTGATTCTGTGGAAGATTATCCACCTAATTATCCTAATGCTATGAAAATCAGTGATATCGAGTTCAAGAGTATATTTTTCTCCATTGATCATAGAGTCTTGAAGTATCCAGATTTACtgatattattcaaattctcATCATTTTGGTGTCCAAATGAAAGGCAAAGCTTTTCAACAATATGTTATGTTACAGATTCACATATATACTGTTTCACAAATACTAATGGCTTCATTTCGTTACTGAAAAATAAGATTGCTAATATCCAAAACATCGAACAAGACAAAAATGAAAGTAATCTTTTGCATTTTCACGATAGCAACGGTCCTTACATtagtatttatattcattttgaTGAACCTAAAGTTATCCTAACTAAACTGAAATATCTGACTAAGAACAGGTGTATTAAACAACCTAAACAAGGATCAGAATTGTATAgcattttatcaaaaattgaaactaCAATACTGAATCAAAAGAAGGAAGAAACTGAAAGACTTGAAAATGAACTAATTACTAGATCAAAACCAAATCAATCAGTAAAGATAAATGAGGAAGCTGTAAAGTCATTTTGGGATATGAATGAAGAAAGTTATAATACAATTTTGAGATCTAAGGAATTGCAAGATAAAAGTACAGCCCATCATTCTAACACATATGAGATTGGCAGTAAGGGTTTAACACATATTATATTTGGTAATAGATCCGATGCTTTTCCTACTGCATTTTATTTGGCtaagaagaaaaaggtGTATGACAAGAATATTGGTTTATCATGGATGAGAGATGTCGATGAGAAAACTGGAGAAGACATACTTTATCGTACACTATCAATCGAACTGTCATTATTTGATAGATTAATCAATGTCGGATCTAATAAAGTCACTTCTGTAGACTCTAATAGTATTTCTGTTAAGCAGCGATTTGTGAAAGCGTtggaaaataattattatgaGATTGAACAAAGTcctatttatattaaattaccTCTATGCCGTTTATTAAGAGGAGAGCAAAGATATACCATCACTGAGCCTTATGACCCTGAGTATCAGATTGCAAGTAAATTTTCGATTCCAAATAGTAAATCTTTTTTGACAGtattttacaatataaatattattgatgcCAAAACTGGTAATGTAGTTACGAGGGAGAGACTAcatgaaaaaataatgaagaaattggtAATTAGTAGATGTCGTTATGAGTACATGTGGTTAAAAAAGgtaattaaatattatttggaaAGAATTGGGAAACATGGTAGGACCATTAAAGCCATCAAAATGTGTGGTGATTTTACACCAGATCCTGCAGCTGTTAAGGATGACATCACTAAGAACTCTgtaaaaaatgatgatgagaAAGTGATTATTGTTTATTCATACACTTTAATACTAAggataatattgaaatatgcATTTTCGAAATTTGCTAACGTCATCCTCCTATCAGTAAGAGGTATGTTTGGTATAGTTCAATTGCTGGGAACTGGTTTCGCTGATATGAGcaaattttctttaattcttttatttttcacaattttattgaacAGTTTCTTATCCTCGAGGTCCAACCTTACTTATTGGACCACGAAGAGAGTGAACGTGTTCTTTGATAATTTCCTTAAGGAAGATAATAACGATCTTCGTATGGACAGATTAATCATGTTGCATGAAGATGAACTAATTGGGGGAAATGGAGATTACAACTCTAACGAGAGTTTACCAGCCTGGTTGAAGTACAAACAGAAAATGTTTCATGATACTGAATTCAAAGAGAACAGATACGAAATTTCTTCTAAGagaaacaaaatattgatagaattgaaattattgaaaaacatGGAACGTGAATTGGTCCATGAACGCTTCCAAGAGTTCCTCGAGAAAGAAATAGAGAGATGCAATCTACTGAAAGAAAATGCTGGCGAAGTCATATCCAATGACcctaaattatcaaattattGCAAAAATTGTGAAGAGGAATACGATAATCTAAAATCATTACTACTGTGA
- the DSL1 gene encoding Dsl1p (similar to Saccharomyces cerevisiae DSL1 (YNL258C); ancestral locus Anc_1.99): MSSETSGISVLNEQSIKESLLQDPLLFRNKSGDSVDSNSNELLSFESVMNKDTALVAELHDLNSLKQISDLILEFNANWEYIEVENCYYSLLNLRKKLKQNDTVLAKQNIRFQQSVITYVESLHLKLIEKVSDLLTEKFWNITSNSVVYNASVELNNVKFEYKPFLEFLSNELIIENDNILDLNNWFIKDMSLGELHNMVRNKMKIILNDYLHFELLLNKLKEALFNSNMKFDYDVNNRKLSWEENYHDVKSKDKLESLTNIVNYMNTELSELNSKLIEKLSPLVANEFTKLVKGNISEIVQNENLSTTVLTLNESINNLKSFTQTASWYFDTAVINDLLKSKEVYNNLILDQILESHLEQLRNIFKNKHSNTKWNELSECDIGKIAMKNNASIAKTEKSTKDIINLNKEDDWDWNDGNDGWDNEIDAGSLNSTPKIPNDNTWDEAWDVEVDVEIDDEENTSANQATNLHSIFVTQLPSLFINIACSFQKEAEKISENITTEEYFKFKFNVLQTALLAIAQVHYSGKWWQLFIDIRYIINSDQKFQRLEELNLRFIDNHLNMEKKQVYNIVTSLLSSLDSDENIKYASKEINHLLGMIKKNIFIPLCKIKGLEHDSNVLQFIHFFYFECIVNTISKWKIISERNSHNLSELISMISTGLEVEQTIRDQPKFREMNEKFVITGKILRSHLKEIMNMFYDGDFYLFSTDEIIQWIVLLFADTPLRRDAINDIRDIRNAQLDED; the protein is encoded by the coding sequence ATGTCATCTGAAACTTCCGGTATATCGGTTCTCAATGAACAAAGCATAAAGGAAAGCTTATTGCAGGATCCATTGTTGTTCAGAAATAAGAGCGGGGATTCTGTTGACTCAAACAGTAATGAACTGCTGTCTTTCGAATCTGTAATGAATAAAGATACTGCATTGGTAGCTGAATTACATGATTTGAACTCATTGAAACAAATTAGTGATTTGATTTTGGAATTTAATGCAAATTGGGAATATATTGAAGTAGAAAATTGCTATTATTCTCTTTTGAACCTAAGAAAGAAGCTGAAACAGAACGACACAGTTCTGGcaaaacaaaatatcaGATTTCAACAGTCAGTTATAACATACGTTGAATCTTTacatttgaaattaatagaGAAAGTTTCTGATTTGTTAACAGAAAAGTTTTGGAATATAACATCCAATTCAGTAGTATACAATGCTTCTGTAGAGTTAAATAACGTAAAATTCGAATACAAACCGTTTCTGGAGTTTCTCTCAAATGAActaataatagaaaatgataatatactagatttgaataattgGTTTATTAAAGACATGTCGCTAGGGGAATTGCATAACATGGTcagaaataaaatgaagataattCTTAACGATTACCttcattttgaattacttcttaataaattaaaagaagcTCTATTCAATTCCAATATGAAGTTTGATTACGATGTTAACAATAGAAAATTATCATGGGAGGAGAATTATCATGATGTAAAATCTAAAGATAAACTTGAGAGCTTAACTAATATCGTGAACTATATGAATACTGAGTTATCTGAActtaattcaaaattaatagaaAAACTAAGTCCACTTGTTGCTAATGAATTTACGAAGTTGGTTAAGGGAAATATTTCTGAGATCGtccaaaatgaaaatttatctACTACTGTATTAACGTTAAATGAGTCcataaataatttgaagaGTTTCACTCAAACAGCAAGTTGGTATTTCGATACTGCAGTGatcaatgatttattaaaaagcAAGGAAGTTTATAATAATCTCATACTTGATCAAATTCTAGAAAGTCATCTAGAACAGTTAAggaatattttcaaaaataaacacTCAAACACAAAATGGAATGAACTATCAGAGTGTGATATTGGCAAGATAGCGATGAAGAACAATGCATCTATCGctaaaacagaaaaaagtacaaaagatattattaatctAAATAAGGAAGATGATTGGGACTGGAATGATGGAAATGATGGTTGGGATAACGAAATTGATGCTGGGAGCTTAAATTCAACTCCAAAGATACCAAACGATAATACTTGGGATGAAGCTTGGGATGTGGAAGTTGATGTGGAGATAGATGACGAAGAGAATACAAGTGCAAATCAAGCAACAAATTTACATAGTATATTCGTTACTCAGTTACCATCTTTATTCATCAACATCGCATGTTCTTTCCAGAAGGAAGCTGAAAAAATAAGTGAAAATATTACTACTGaggaatattttaaatttaaattcaatgtATTACAAACAGCATTGCTGGCAATTGCACAAGTTCATTATTCTGGAAAATGGTGGCAGCTATTCATTGATATaagatatattataaacagTGATCAAAAGTTTCAGAGACTAGAAGAATTGAACTTGAGATTCATAGATAATCATCTCAACATGGAAAAGAAGCAAGTTTACAACATTGTAACTAGCTTGTTGTCGTCATTAGACTCTGAcgaaaatattaaatatgcAAGTAAAGAAATTAACCATTTGTTAGGGATgattaaaaagaatatatttattccGTTGTGTAAGATTAAAGGTTTAGAGCACGATTCTAATGTTCTTCAattcattcattttttttattttgaatgcATTGTTAACACAATCTCTAAATGGAAGATTATCTCTGAAAGAAACTCACATAATTTATCCGAATTGATATCAATGATATCGACTGGCTTAGAAGTTGAACAAACCATTAGGGACCAACCAAAATTTAGAGAAATGAATGAGAAATTTGTCATCACAGGCAAAATTTTAAGAAGtcatttaaaagaaataatgaatatgtTCTACGATGGTGATTTCTACTTGTTTTCCACTGATGAAATCATTCAATGGATTGTCTTATTATTTGCAGACACTCCGTTAAGAAGAGATGCGATTAATGATATTCGTGACATCAGAAATGCTCAATTAGACGAAGACTAA